GACGCGGCCGTTCGGCCTGGCCGAGCACCCCATCGGCGTCTCGCCGGTACGGGAACGCACCGGAGATGTGTTCTTCGCCGGGGTGATCAGTGTGCTGGTCGTCTACGGGGCGTGGAAGGCGTTCGGCTATGTGAACTCCACGATCGGGCTCGGCGCGTTCGGGCACGCGCTCGCGCTGGGCGCGGCGACCTTCGGCCGGGTCGTCGTCCTGACGGCCGTGGCCACGGTGGTGTGGGTGCCGGTCGGGGTGTGGATCGGCATGAACCCCAAGGTGACCCGGTTCGCGCAGCCGGTGGTGCAGGTGCTGGCCAGCTTCCCGGCGAACTTCCTGTTCCCGTTCGCCACCGCGGCGTTCGTGGCGCTGGGCATCTCGCTGAACTTCGGCGCGGTCCTGCTGATGGCGCTGGGCGCGCAGTGGTACATCCTGTTCAACGTCATCGCCGGATCGTCCGCGATCCCCTCCGACCTGCGCGAGGCGATGATCAACTACAAGGTCGGCGGCTGGCTCAAGTGGCGTTACTTCATCCTGCCGGCGATCTTCCCGTCGTACGTGACCGGCGGGATTACCGCGGCGGGCGGTGCGTGGAACGCCTCGATCGTGGCCGAGGTCGTCGACTACGGGCACCATCACCTGACCGCGACCGGCCTCGGCGCCTACATCACCCAGGCCACCGCCACCGGTGACTTCCCGAAGATCCTGGTGGGCATCAGCGTGATGAGCCTGTACGTGGTGGCCGCCAACCGGCTGTTCTGGCGCCGCCTGTACGGCCTCGCCGAGACCCGCTTCGCCCTGTGACCCCCGACCCCCCGTTCGCTCCCCGTCTCCGAGGCAGGACCCGTGACCAGCAGCCAGCCCCTCACCTCCGTATCCCGTCCAGCCGGCGCGGTGATCGTGGAGGCCGATTCGGTGACCAAGGCGTTCACGACGCCGGACGGGCGGGCCCTGCCGGTGCTGGACGACATCAGCTTCAGCTTGGCCGAGGGCGAGATCGTCGCCCTGCTGGGCAAGTCCGGCTCGGGCAAGTCCACGCTGCTGCGCTGCGTGGCCGGCCTGATCGCCCCGTCCGCCGGCACCATCTCCTACCGCGGCACCCCGCTGACCGGCGCCAATCCCGGGGTGGCGATGGTCTTCCAGTCCTTCGCCCTGCTGCCGTGGCTGACCGTGCAGCAGAACGTCGAACTCGGGCTGAAGGCACAGGGCGTCGCGGAGGATGAGCGCCGCGAGCGCGCGCTGAAGGCGATCGACCTGATCGGCCTGGACGGCTTCGAGTCCGCCTATCCGAAGGAGCTGTCCGGCGGCATGCGCCAGCGTGTCGGCTTCGCGCGTGGCATCGTCGTGGAGCCGGACGCGCTGCTGATGGACGAGCCCTTCTCGGCTCTGGACGTGCTGACCGCGGAGAACCTGCGCAACGAGCTGGTCGGCCTGTGGGAGGGGCACGAGGCCCCGGTGAAGTCGATCCTGATCGTCACCCACAACATCGAGGAGGCGGTGCTGCTGGCCGACCGGATCCTGGTGCTGTCCTCCAATCCCGGCCGCATCCAGGCCGAACTCAAAGTCGACCTCCCCCGCCCCCGCGACCGTAACAGCCCCCGGTTCGAGTCCATCGTCGACACCGTCTACGACATCCTCACCGGCCGCGAGGAGGCCGCCGCGGCAGCCGTCGAGGCCGCCCCCGCAGCAGCGGTAGCCGCTGCCCGCCCCGCACCGACGCCGACGAACGCGCCGTTGCCGGGCGTCAGCGTCGGCGGGCTGGCCGGCCTGCTGGAGATCCTCGTCGCGCGTGGCGGACGGGACGGCCTGGCGGAGATCTCCGACGAGCTGAGCTTCGAGATCGACGACCTGCTGCCCCTGGTCGACGCCGCCGTCATGCTCGAACTCGCCCAGGTCGACGGCGCCGACATCGCCGTCACCGACGCCGGCCGGGAGTTCGTCGCCGCCGACATCCTCACCAGCAAGCAGCTCTTCGCCCGCCACGCCGCCAAACACGCCCCTCTGGTCCGCGCCATCGTCCAGGCCCTGGCCGCCACCGACGGCAACACCTTGCGCGAGGGCTTCTTCCTCGACCTGCTCCGCCGCGGCTTCTCCGCCGAGGAAGCCCGCAACCAGCTGGAGACGGCCATCGACTGGGGCCGGTACGCCGAGCTGTACGACTACGATCGCGACGACGCCCGACTCACCCTCGAACCCGGCGCACAGAAGTACCTGTAAGCGCCAGTACGTGTCAGCGTTCGGTCCTGGTCCAATCACGGCGTCGGGTCCGAGTGACCGGCTCGAAGGAAACACGTGGGCGTCCCGTATGCCCTAATTGGGGTGCATGTGTCTAGCGTGGGGGTGTGGATCGCGTCGTACGTCTCGCGCAGCTCCTCCGTACGCCGGTGGTCGGGGGCGACGGCGAGGTGGTGGGCCGGCTCGCCGATGTCATCGTGCGGCTGCGGGGGCGTGACTATCCGCTGGTCACCGGGCTGGTCGTACGAGTAGGCGGACGCGAGGTCTTCCTGCCCGCCGAGCAGGTGGCCGACCTGGACGCGGAGCGGATCACGCTGGCGAGCCCACGGGTGGACCTGCGCCATTTCGAGCGGCGCGAGGGCGAGGTGCTGCTGCGTGCGGACGTGCTGGGCCACCGGGTCATCGACGTGGCTGATGCCGAGCTGGTCCGGGCGTACGACATCGAACTGGAGCAGCGGCTGGACCAGTGGGTCCTGATCTGCCTGGACACACGGAGGCCGCCGCGCTGGTGGACTCTCCTCGGGGGCCGTACCGCCCGGCCCGACTGGCGGGACTGGAAGTCCTTCGAGCCGTTGATCGGGCATGCCCGCTCCGCCCGGGTACGGGGGCCGTTCGCCCGTCTCGGCCGGCTGAAGCCCGCGGACCTGGCCGATCTGCTGGAGGACGCGAACCGCACCGAGTCGCACGAGATCCTCCAGACTGTTCACGCCGACCCCGAACTCGAAGCCGACGTGTTCGAGGAGCTGGAGCCGGACTCCCAGACCCGTCTGCTGGGCGAGCGCAGCGATGCCGAGATCGCCCAGGTGCTCGCCCGGATGCGCGCCGACGACGCCGCGGACGCGATCAACGAGCTGCCGCAGAGCCGGCGCCAGCCCGTCCTGGACGCTCTGCCCGCCGGGCAGCGCACCAAGGTGCTGACGCTGATGGGGTTCAACCCCTCCAGCGCGGGAGGGCTGATGGCGCTCGACGTACTCGCCATGACGGGCGGCAGCACCGTCGCGGAGGGGCTTCAGGCGGCTGGTGAGGCGCGTGCCCTTCAACCGCAGGCGCTGACCAGCGTGTATCTGGTCGGGGGCGAGCGGCGGCTGCTCGGCGTGGTCACTCTGGTGGAGCTGCTGCAAGCGGATCCGGCCGCGTCGCTGGACGACGTGGCGGACCGCGATCCCGTCCGGGCCGGGCCTGACACCGATGTCGAGGACATCGCCCTGCTCATGACCGACTACAACCTGCTCACCGTCCCGGTGGTCGACGACGAGGACCGCATCCTGGGCGTCATCACGGTCGACGACGTCCTCGACGCGGTCATCCCGGAAGACTGGCGCCGCCGCGAGCCGCCCCCGCACCCGGCCCACCGCATGGAGGAGCCCAGCCCCGAACCAGCCCCGCACGACATCCCACCCGCATCATGAGCCCGGACGACCGGCCCACAGGCGGACCGAGCCGCCCCGAGCCCGACCGACCCCCTGGCGTAGCAGGCCGCCCGGAGCCCCCGGCTCGGCCTGGCCCGGAGCAGCCCAAGCCGCCTAACCGCACCGAGCGCCCCGCCGAACCCGCACAACGTCACCCGGCGGAGCGCAGGCCCGCCCCGGAGCCAAAGGAGCGCAAACGTTCACCGGTACCGCCGCCCCCGGAACGTCCCGCCCCGTCCCCAGCACGGAAACCCGCCGTCCGACCCACCGCGCCCCCGCCCCACCAGGCCAGGCCCAGCGCCGTACTCGACGAGGCCCACCTCGGCGAGATCCAGGGCGCCTTCGGCCGTATCCCCCGCGAACGCGTCGAAGAGCGGCCCGGGTTCAGGACCCGGCTGCTGACCCTGCTGGCCATCGTCGGCCCTGGCATCATCGTGATGGTCGGCGACAACGACGCCGGCGGTGTCGCTACCTACGCACAGGCGGGCCAGAACTACGGCTACTCGCTCCTGTGGGTACTGCTCCTGCTCATCCCCGTCCTGATCGTCAATCAGGAGATGGTGGTACGGCTGGGCGCGGTCACGGGTGTCGGCCACGCGCGCCTGATCACCGAGCGGTTCGGGCGTTTCTGGGGCTGGTTCAGCGTCGGCGACCTCTTCCTGCTGAACTTCCTCACCATCGTCACCGAGTTCATCGGCATCTCCCTGGGCGCGGAACATCTCGGTGTCTCGCGGTACGTCGTCGTCCCATCGGCCGCCGTCGTCCTGGTCGCCGTGACCGCCAGCGGTTCCTTCCGCCGCTGGGAACGAGCGATGTTCACGTTCATCGGTGCCAGCCTGCTGCTGGTCCCCCTCACCCTCATGTCCCGGCCGCAGTGGGGACGGGCCACCCACGACTTCGTGGTGCCCGGCGTCCAGGGCGGCGCCACCAGTGAGGCCGTTCTGCTGATCATCGCGATCGTCGGCACCACCGTCGCCCCATGGCAGCTGTTCTTCCAGCAGTCCAATGTCATCGACAAGCGCATCACCCCGCGCTTCATCGGCTACGAGCGCGCCGACACGGTGATCGGCTCCTTCGTGGTCGTCGCGGGCGCCGCCGCGCTGGTCATGATCGCCGACTTCGCGGCGAGGGGCACCGCAGTCCACGGCCACTTCACCGACGCCGCCGGAGTCGCCGACGCCCTCGCCCACCACGACCCCGCGCTGGGCGTGCTGTTCGCGATCGTCCTGCTGGACGCGAGCATCATCGGGGCGGCGGCCGTCACCCTGGCCACCAGCTACGCCTTTGGCGACGTCTTCAACCTGCGCCACTCCCTGCACCGCAGCTTCGGCGAGGCCAAGCAGTTCTACGCCTCCTACAGCCTGCTCGTCCTGGTCGCCGCCGCCATCGTCCTCATCCCGGGCGCCCCGCTCGGCCTGATCACCGAGGCCGTCCAAGCCCTGGCCGGACTGCTGCTGCCCTCCGCGAGCGTGTTCCTGCTCCTGCTGTGCAACGACACCGAAGTCCTCGGACCCTGGGTCAACCCGCGCTGGCTGAACACGCTCGCCACCGTCATCATCGCCGTCCTGCTGATGCTCTCCGGCACGCTGATAGCGACCACACTCTTCCCGGCGGTGGATGTCGCCAGGCTCACGATCTGGCTGGCGATCGCTCTGGTCACGGGTCTGCTCGCCACCGCAGTAGCCCTCCGCGTCGCCCGACGCCGCACGCCCACACGCCAGGTACCGGTGATGCCGCAGGCCGAGAAGCTCGCCTGGCGCATGCCACCCCTGGCACTCCTGCGACCGGTGCGCTGGTCCGCCGGGACGCGCCTGGGCATGATGGCGCTGCGTGGCTATCTGGTCCTCAGCGCCCTG
The genomic region above belongs to Streptomyces sp. CG1 and contains:
- a CDS encoding nitrate/sulfonate/bicarbonate ABC transporter ATP-binding protein, with translation MTSSQPLTSVSRPAGAVIVEADSVTKAFTTPDGRALPVLDDISFSLAEGEIVALLGKSGSGKSTLLRCVAGLIAPSAGTISYRGTPLTGANPGVAMVFQSFALLPWLTVQQNVELGLKAQGVAEDERRERALKAIDLIGLDGFESAYPKELSGGMRQRVGFARGIVVEPDALLMDEPFSALDVLTAENLRNELVGLWEGHEAPVKSILIVTHNIEEAVLLADRILVLSSNPGRIQAELKVDLPRPRDRNSPRFESIVDTVYDILTGREEAAAAAVEAAPAAAVAAARPAPTPTNAPLPGVSVGGLAGLLEILVARGGRDGLAEISDELSFEIDDLLPLVDAAVMLELAQVDGADIAVTDAGREFVAADILTSKQLFARHAAKHAPLVRAIVQALAATDGNTLREGFFLDLLRRGFSAEEARNQLETAIDWGRYAELYDYDRDDARLTLEPGAQKYL
- a CDS encoding CBS domain-containing protein; translated protein: MDRVVRLAQLLRTPVVGGDGEVVGRLADVIVRLRGRDYPLVTGLVVRVGGREVFLPAEQVADLDAERITLASPRVDLRHFERREGEVLLRADVLGHRVIDVADAELVRAYDIELEQRLDQWVLICLDTRRPPRWWTLLGGRTARPDWRDWKSFEPLIGHARSARVRGPFARLGRLKPADLADLLEDANRTESHEILQTVHADPELEADVFEELEPDSQTRLLGERSDAEIAQVLARMRADDAADAINELPQSRRQPVLDALPAGQRTKVLTLMGFNPSSAGGLMALDVLAMTGGSTVAEGLQAAGEARALQPQALTSVYLVGGERRLLGVVTLVELLQADPAASLDDVADRDPVRAGPDTDVEDIALLMTDYNLLTVPVVDDEDRILGVITVDDVLDAVIPEDWRRREPPPHPAHRMEEPSPEPAPHDIPPAS
- a CDS encoding divalent metal cation transporter, with the protein product MSPDDRPTGGPSRPEPDRPPGVAGRPEPPARPGPEQPKPPNRTERPAEPAQRHPAERRPAPEPKERKRSPVPPPPERPAPSPARKPAVRPTAPPPHQARPSAVLDEAHLGEIQGAFGRIPRERVEERPGFRTRLLTLLAIVGPGIIVMVGDNDAGGVATYAQAGQNYGYSLLWVLLLLIPVLIVNQEMVVRLGAVTGVGHARLITERFGRFWGWFSVGDLFLLNFLTIVTEFIGISLGAEHLGVSRYVVVPSAAVVLVAVTASGSFRRWERAMFTFIGASLLLVPLTLMSRPQWGRATHDFVVPGVQGGATSEAVLLIIAIVGTTVAPWQLFFQQSNVIDKRITPRFIGYERADTVIGSFVVVAGAAALVMIADFAARGTAVHGHFTDAAGVADALAHHDPALGVLFAIVLLDASIIGAAAVTLATSYAFGDVFNLRHSLHRSFGEAKQFYASYSLLVLVAAAIVLIPGAPLGLITEAVQALAGLLLPSASVFLLLLCNDTEVLGPWVNPRWLNTLATVIIAVLLMLSGTLIATTLFPAVDVARLTIWLAIALVTGLLATAVALRVARRRTPTRQVPVMPQAEKLAWRMPPLALLRPVRWSAGTRLGMMALRGYLVLSALLLLIKAIRLGSS